Genomic DNA from Sulfurimonas sp.:
GAGTCGCATCAGGTAGCTCAGGTTGCCGAAGTTGTCGATATGCTTCAAATCCCCGCGTTTTTATGCCGCCAAACAGACTTGCTTGTTGCGTGTGCAAAGACTACAAAAGAGGTAAATATCAAAAAAGGGCAGTTTATAAATCCGCCCGATATGAGATACTCCGTAGCAAAAGTGCTTAAAACCCGCGGTTGCGATGAGGTAAGCTATGAGGCTTCCAAAAAACACGGAGTTTATCTATGTGAGAGAGGAAGCTCTTTTGGCTATGGAAACATTGTCGTGGATATGCGTTCACTTGTAATTATGAGAGAGTTTGCACCGACAATATTCGATGCGACACACTCGGTTCAAGCGCCGGGTGCGCTTGGCGGAAAAACAGGCGGAGACAGAACAATGGTGCCTTACTTGGCTTGTGCGGCAGCGGCGGTGGGAGTTGACGGTTTCTTTTTTGAAACTCATTTTGACCCAAGCATAGCTCTGAGCGATGGACCAAATATGATAAAACTAGATGAGCTAGAAGCTCTTGTTGCTAAGATTAAAAAAATTGGGGAGATTTAAAAATGATTACTTTGACTATCGAAGATAAGCAGATTGAGCATATATTTTTAGATGAGTTTCATAGCAATAAGGAGAAGTTTTTTGAGTTTATAAAACTTAGTTTTGATGGTTTTCAAAACCAAAGCGTGGATGAGGATTTGTCTTATTTGGAAGATGATTTTGATGAAGGAATTGCCTCGGGAATGTGCGAACAATCTCATGATGAAATTTTTGATGAGCTATTGAAAAAATATGCTAAAAATTAGATATACAAAAAAAGCTAAAAGTGATTTGGATGGTGTTTTTGCAAATATATTCCAAGACAAACAAGATGTTGCCGTTGCGTACATCTATAAAATAAGAGAGTTTATTACTCTTTTGCAAAGCAACCCATTTATGGGAATTGAGTGTAGATATAAAGGTTTTAATAGAGATT
This window encodes:
- a CDS encoding type II toxin-antitoxin system RelE/ParE family toxin, giving the protein MLKIRYTKKAKSDLDGVFANIFQDKQDVAVAYIYKIREFITLLQSNPFMGIECRYKGFNRDCRVLIFENYLIQYKVFDDYVSIIRIRNSKQNLRRK
- the kdsA gene encoding 3-deoxy-8-phosphooctulonate synthase, which encodes MSHFSKGKHMKLLAGPCVIESEENIFKIAKALEVYQNDPAIDFYFKSSFDKANRTSLDSFRGLGIEEGLRILEKVKNDFGYKVVTDVHESHQVAQVAEVVDMLQIPAFLCRQTDLLVACAKTTKEVNIKKGQFINPPDMRYSVAKVLKTRGCDEVSYEASKKHGVYLCERGSSFGYGNIVVDMRSLVIMREFAPTIFDATHSVQAPGALGGKTGGDRTMVPYLACAAAAVGVDGFFFETHFDPSIALSDGPNMIKLDELEALVAKIKKIGEI